Proteins from one Pseudoliparis swirei isolate HS2019 ecotype Mariana Trench chromosome 22, NWPU_hadal_v1, whole genome shotgun sequence genomic window:
- the LOC130212892 gene encoding cortexin domain-containing 1 protein-like: protein MDPPVVSVSRVDVDVDLGFALFFFSLLCFFLLVTIVRCGQMVLDPYSNISVATYQEAQAEE, encoded by the coding sequence ATGGACCCTCCAGTCGTCTCTGTGTCCAGGGTGGATGTGGACGTGGATCTTGGTTTtgccctcttcttcttttccctgcTCTGCTTCTTCTTGTTGGTGACCATAGTCCGCTGCGGTCAGATGGTGCTCGACCCTTACAGTAACATCTCTGTCGCGACGTACCAGGAGGCACAAGCAGAGGAGTGA
- the setdb1b gene encoding histone-lysine N-methyltransferase SETDB1-B isoform X1, with the protein MQAGRMDISDRMEVEGWDSNMEEELGISLDELKKWIDDAVEKSEMVQKKKAQLTELKEWVEQKEEEEARTGGLINDVNKSLLECEKLVKATYYKNGLVYQESSSEEEEGGGGGLLSSEVIEIDDDDDDDVIAVGFLVPPKQTGTPGKDPALNEASTALQKTSQQVQKLVQMVSKPSPGTLLLRSPSHPPSQSGIHASVPAVFVSQAQSQSMTQPNPNVTEDELKVGMMILGKKRTKTWHRGALVAISPVGNSIFKYKVKFDKGKSLLSGNHVAFEYNPTLEILYVGARVVAKYKDGNLVWLYAGVVAEMPNNKNRMRFLIFFDDGYASYVTLPDLHPVCRPLKRTWEDIEDASCRDFIEEYITAYPSRPMVLLKVGQIIKTEWEGTWWKSKVEEVDGSLVKILFLDDKRSEWIYRGSTRLEPMFNLKMTTANTQEKKLAGQQRTRPNMGVMRSKGPVVQFTSDGHVGASPAKTQQQGSPSQPSQTPQLQRPPPPQMQIQQTQQIQLIQQIQQPQQIQQIQQPQQNQLNQQIQQIQQIQQIQQIQQTVPPPQPPRFDNKHQMAKKSTSPFVPGVGGTHASKIMMQSLSPIPSDLTSARMLSVESIASPAFTQSYPGLPALAAATPPVTHTMATVPHQPSYRAPTDRIFYLAHTCQPACLNRVRPARSDMHQGKNPLLTPLLYDFRRMTGRRKVNRKMSFHVIYKAPCGLCLRNMAEIQHYLFQTRCDFIYLEMFCLDPYVLVDRPFQPLRPFYYIPDITNGREDIPLSCVNEIDSTPPPKVAYSKERIPEDGVYINTSSDFLVGCDCTDGCRDKSKCSCHQLTFQATGCTPGLQINTNAGFTHKRLEECLPTGMYECNKRCKCCSQLCTNRLVQHGLQVRLQLFKTQNKGWGIRCLDDVAKGSFVCIYAGKILTDDFADREGLEMGDEYFANLDHIESVENFKEGYESEAHCSDSEGSGVDVSRIKIQPSALVSAHPGGRPTKKSESKSKAQNASSSGESNKDDDKDSKSEEQSDGSDDTFVKENYFSSSSVWRSYTTRGQVKGNKDGSQDSKDRLSASARGTHDDKPPSMPEETGKSKVASWLTSQGLKKDSGDGKSQVKSEPAKKQDVMTLSDSDEVQTISSGSDDKEREKVTLGVTKKQVAVKSTRGIALKSGHGMMVKTGPPGGQTGKRGQQGQTGGGGDSTHKNTRLFFDGEESCYIIDAKLEGNLGRYLNHSCSPNLFVQNVFVDTHDLRFPWVAFFASKRIRAGTELTWDYNYEVGSVEGKVLLCCCGSTECRGRLL; encoded by the exons ATGCAAGCAGGCAGGATGGACATCAGCGATAG AATGGAAGTGGAGGGCTGGGACTCCAACATGGAGGAAGAGCTGGGCATTTCCCtggatgagctgaagaagtggaTTGATGATGCAGTGGAGAAGAGTGAGATGGTGCAGAAGAAAAAGGCTCAGCTGACAGAGCTCAAGGAATGGGTggaacagaaagaagaagaggaggcgaggacaggaggtctcatcAACGATGTCAACAA GTCCCTATTGGAGTGTGAGAAGCTCGTGAAGGCAACTTACTATAAGAACGGTCTTGTTTACCAAGAGAGCAgctcagaagaggaggaggggggcggaggaGGCCTGCTGTCCTCTGAGGTCATCGAGAtagacgatgatgatgacgatgatgttaTTGCTGTTGGTTTTC TGGTTCCTCCAAAGCAGACTGGCACTCCTGGCAAAGACCCAGCG TTGAATGAGGCCTCCACAGCTCTACAGAAAACATCCCAGCAGGTACAGAAGTTAGTCCAAATGGTCAGCAAGCCCTCACCAGGTACTCTATTGCTTCGATCTCCATCACATCCTCCATCACAGTCAG GTATTCATGCTTCAGTGCCAGCCGTGTTTGTATCCCAGGCTCAGTCTCAGTCCATGACCCAGCCCAACCCAAACGTGACAGAAGATGAGCTTAAAGTCGGGATGATGATTTTGGGAAAGAAACGCACCAAGACCTGGCACAGAGGCGCCCTCGTTGCCATCAGCCCCGTCG GGAACAGTATATTCAAGTATAAAGTGAAGTTTGATAAAGGAAAGAGTCTGCTGTCTGGAAATCATGTGGCTTTCGAGTATAACCCCACCCTGGAGATCCTTTATGTCGGGGCTCGTGTTGTCGCCAAGTACAAGGACGGCAACCTGGTGTGGCTCTATGCTGGAGTAGTAGCAGAGATGCCCAACAACAAGAACCGTATGAG GTTTTTGATCTTCTTTGATGATGGCTATGCTTCATATGTGACACTACCTGACCTCCACCCAGTTTGCAGACCAT TAAAGCGTACCTGGGAGGACATCGAGGATGCATCGTGTCGCGACTTCATTGAGGAGTACATCACTGCATATCCCAGCAGGCCGATGGTGCTCCTAAAGGTTGGGCAGATCATCAAGACAGAGTGGGAGGGAACCTGGTGGAAGAGCAAAGTGGAAGAGGTGGATGGAAGCTTGGTCAAGATCCTCTTTTTG GATGACAAGAGGAGTGAGTGGATTTATAGAGGCTCGACCAGGCTGGAGCCAATGTTCAACCTGAAGATGACCACCGCCAACACCCAGGAGAAGAAGCTGGCTGGCCAGCAGAGGACACGCCCTAACATGG GGGTTATGAGGAGTAAAGGTCCAGTAGTTCAGTTTACCAGCGATGGACATGTTGGAGCCTCTCCCGCCAAAACGCAGCAGCAAGGCTCACCCAGCCAGCCGTCACAGACACCACAACTACAGCGTCCTCCGCCCCCACAGATGCAAATTCAGCAAACCCAACAGATTCAACTGATTCAACAAATCCAACAGCCCCAACAGATTCAACAAATCCAACAGCCCCAACAGAACCAACTGAACCAGCAGATCCAGCAAATCCAACAGATCCAGCAGATCCAGCAAATCCAGCAGACGGTTCCGCCTCCACAGCCTCCACGTTTTGA CAATAAACATCAGATGGCAAAGAAGAGTACTTCTCCATTTGTCCCAGGGGTGGGAGGCACTCACGCCTCGAAAATCATGATGCAGTCTCTTTCTCCCATTCCCAGCGACCTCACTAG TGCAAGAATGTTGAGTGTCGAAAGTATTGCTTCACCTGCTTTCACACAGTCGTATCCGGGACTGCCCGCTCTGGCTGCCGCAACCCCTCCTGTGACCCACACCATGGCCACCGTCCCACATCAGCCCTCATACCGAGCCCCCACGGACCGCATCTTCTACCTCGCACACACCTGTCAGCCAGCGTGTCTGAATCGTGTCCGACCTGCAAGGTCAGACATGCACCAAGGAAAGAATCCCCTCCTCACACCTCTACTGTACGATTTCAGACGCATGACAGGACGACGAAAAGTCAACCGCAAG ATGTCCTTCCACGTGATCTACAAGGCTCCGTGTGGGCTTTGCCTGCGCAACATGGCAGAGATCCAGCACTACCTCTTCCAGACACGCTGTGACTTTATATACTTGGAGATGTTCTGTCTCGACCCCTACGTGCTCGTGGACCGGCCATTTCAGCCGCTGAGGCCGTTCTATTACATTCCCGACATCACAAATGGAAGAGAGGACATCCCACTCTCCTGCGTCAACGAGATTGATTCCACCCCGCCTCCTAAAGTAGCTTACA GTAAAGAGCGTATCCCTGAGGATGGAGTATACATCAACACCAGTTCAGACTTCCTGGTTGGATGCGATTGCACCGACGGCTGTCGCGACAA GTCCAAATGCTCTTGCCACCAGCTGACCTTTCAGGCCACCGGTTGTACACCAGGGTTACAGATCAACACAAATGCTGGTTTTACACACAAACGATTAGAGGAGTGCCTCCCAACAGG GATGTACGAGTGTAACAAGCGGTGCAAATGCTGCAGTCAGCTGTGCACCAACCGGTTGGTGCAACATGGCCTGCAGGTGCGCCTCCAGCTCTTCAAGACCCAGAACAAAGGCTGGGGCATCCGCTGTCTGGACGACGTGGCCAAGGGCTCTTTTGTCTGCATCTATGCTG gtAAAATCTTGACCGATGACTTTGCCGACAGGGAAGGTCTAGAGATGGGCGACGAGTATTTTGCCAATCTGGACCACATAGAGAGTGTGGAGAACTTCAAAGAGGGCTATGAGAGCGAGGCTCACTGCTCAGACAGCGAGGGGAGCGGCGTGGACGTGTCCAGAATAAAAATCCAGCCATCTGCTTTAGTCTCAGCTCACCCTGGTGGGAGACCGACCAAAAAGTCTGAGTCCAAGTCCAAAG cccaaaacGCAAGCTCGTCAGGGGAAAGCAACAAAGACGATGACAAGGATTCAAAGAGCGAAGAGCAAAGTGACGGCTCCGATGACACGTTTGTGAAGGAGAACTATTTCAGCTCCAGCTCCGTGTGGAGGAGTTACACCACGCGGGGTCAGGTCAAGGGCAACAAGGACG GGAGTCAAGACAGTAAAGATCGATTGAGCGCGTCGGCCAGAGGAACTCATGACGACAAGCCGCCGTCCATGCCAGAGGAGACGGGCAAAAGCAAAGTGGCTTCCTGGCTCACGAGCCAGGGCCTGAAGAAG GACTCTGGAGACGGCAAGAG TCAAGTGAAGTCCGAACCGGCCAAGAAGCAGGACGTGATGACTCTCTCGGACAGTGATGAGGTTCAGACCATCAGCTCTGGATCTGAcgacaaggagagagaaaaggttacgctgg GTGTGACGAAGAAGCAGGTAGCAGTGAAATCGACGCGTGGCATCGCTCTCAAGAGCGGCCACGGGATGATGGTGAAAACGGGTCCGCCGGGAGGTCAgacggggaaaagaggacagcAGGGTCAGAccggaggaggtggagacagcACTCACAAAAACACCCGCCTGTTCTTTGACGGTGAAGAGTCCTGCTACATCATCGACGCCAAGCTGGAAGGAAACCTGGGCCGTTACCTCAAT CACAGCTGTAGTCCCAACCTTTTCGTCCAGAATGTGTTTGTGGACACACACGACTTGAGGTTTCCCTGGGTGGCGTTCTTTGCCAGCAA GCGGATCCGGGCCGGCACAGAGCTGACCTGGGACTACAACTACGAGGTGGGCAGCGTGGAGGGGAAGgtgctgctctgctgctgcgGCTCCACCGAGTGCAGAGGAAGACTGCTGTGA
- the setdb1b gene encoding histone-lysine N-methyltransferase SETDB1-B isoform X2 — translation MQAGRMDISDRMEVEGWDSNMEEELGISLDELKKWIDDAVEKSEMVQKKKAQLTELKEWVEQKEEEEARTGGLINDVNKSLLECEKLVKATYYKNGLVYQESSSEEEEGGGGGLLSSEVIEIDDDDDDDVIAVGFLVPPKQTGTPGKDPALNEASTALQKTSQQVQKLVQMVSKPSPGTLLLRSPSHPPSQSGIHASVPAVFVSQAQSQSMTQPNPNVTEDELKVGMMILGKKRTKTWHRGALVAISPVGNSIFKYKVKFDKGKSLLSGNHVAFEYNPTLEILYVGARVVAKYKDGNLVWLYAGVVAEMPNNKNRMRFLIFFDDGYASYVTLPDLHPVCRPLKRTWEDIEDASCRDFIEEYITAYPSRPMVLLKVGQIIKTEWEGTWWKSKVEEVDGSLVKILFLDDKRSEWIYRGSTRLEPMFNLKMTTANTQEKKLAGQQRTRPNMGVMRSKGPVVQFTSDGHVGASPAKTQQQGSPSQPSQTPQLQRPPPPQMQIQQTQQIQLIQQIQQPQQIQQIQQPQQNQLNQQIQQIQQIQQIQQIQQTVPPPQPPRFDARMLSVESIASPAFTQSYPGLPALAAATPPVTHTMATVPHQPSYRAPTDRIFYLAHTCQPACLNRVRPARSDMHQGKNPLLTPLLYDFRRMTGRRKVNRKMSFHVIYKAPCGLCLRNMAEIQHYLFQTRCDFIYLEMFCLDPYVLVDRPFQPLRPFYYIPDITNGREDIPLSCVNEIDSTPPPKVAYSKERIPEDGVYINTSSDFLVGCDCTDGCRDKSKCSCHQLTFQATGCTPGLQINTNAGFTHKRLEECLPTGMYECNKRCKCCSQLCTNRLVQHGLQVRLQLFKTQNKGWGIRCLDDVAKGSFVCIYAGKILTDDFADREGLEMGDEYFANLDHIESVENFKEGYESEAHCSDSEGSGVDVSRIKIQPSALVSAHPGGRPTKKSESKSKAQNASSSGESNKDDDKDSKSEEQSDGSDDTFVKENYFSSSSVWRSYTTRGQVKGNKDGSQDSKDRLSASARGTHDDKPPSMPEETGKSKVASWLTSQGLKKDSGDGKSQVKSEPAKKQDVMTLSDSDEVQTISSGSDDKEREKVTLGVTKKQVAVKSTRGIALKSGHGMMVKTGPPGGQTGKRGQQGQTGGGGDSTHKNTRLFFDGEESCYIIDAKLEGNLGRYLNHSCSPNLFVQNVFVDTHDLRFPWVAFFASKRIRAGTELTWDYNYEVGSVEGKVLLCCCGSTECRGRLL, via the exons ATGCAAGCAGGCAGGATGGACATCAGCGATAG AATGGAAGTGGAGGGCTGGGACTCCAACATGGAGGAAGAGCTGGGCATTTCCCtggatgagctgaagaagtggaTTGATGATGCAGTGGAGAAGAGTGAGATGGTGCAGAAGAAAAAGGCTCAGCTGACAGAGCTCAAGGAATGGGTggaacagaaagaagaagaggaggcgaggacaggaggtctcatcAACGATGTCAACAA GTCCCTATTGGAGTGTGAGAAGCTCGTGAAGGCAACTTACTATAAGAACGGTCTTGTTTACCAAGAGAGCAgctcagaagaggaggaggggggcggaggaGGCCTGCTGTCCTCTGAGGTCATCGAGAtagacgatgatgatgacgatgatgttaTTGCTGTTGGTTTTC TGGTTCCTCCAAAGCAGACTGGCACTCCTGGCAAAGACCCAGCG TTGAATGAGGCCTCCACAGCTCTACAGAAAACATCCCAGCAGGTACAGAAGTTAGTCCAAATGGTCAGCAAGCCCTCACCAGGTACTCTATTGCTTCGATCTCCATCACATCCTCCATCACAGTCAG GTATTCATGCTTCAGTGCCAGCCGTGTTTGTATCCCAGGCTCAGTCTCAGTCCATGACCCAGCCCAACCCAAACGTGACAGAAGATGAGCTTAAAGTCGGGATGATGATTTTGGGAAAGAAACGCACCAAGACCTGGCACAGAGGCGCCCTCGTTGCCATCAGCCCCGTCG GGAACAGTATATTCAAGTATAAAGTGAAGTTTGATAAAGGAAAGAGTCTGCTGTCTGGAAATCATGTGGCTTTCGAGTATAACCCCACCCTGGAGATCCTTTATGTCGGGGCTCGTGTTGTCGCCAAGTACAAGGACGGCAACCTGGTGTGGCTCTATGCTGGAGTAGTAGCAGAGATGCCCAACAACAAGAACCGTATGAG GTTTTTGATCTTCTTTGATGATGGCTATGCTTCATATGTGACACTACCTGACCTCCACCCAGTTTGCAGACCAT TAAAGCGTACCTGGGAGGACATCGAGGATGCATCGTGTCGCGACTTCATTGAGGAGTACATCACTGCATATCCCAGCAGGCCGATGGTGCTCCTAAAGGTTGGGCAGATCATCAAGACAGAGTGGGAGGGAACCTGGTGGAAGAGCAAAGTGGAAGAGGTGGATGGAAGCTTGGTCAAGATCCTCTTTTTG GATGACAAGAGGAGTGAGTGGATTTATAGAGGCTCGACCAGGCTGGAGCCAATGTTCAACCTGAAGATGACCACCGCCAACACCCAGGAGAAGAAGCTGGCTGGCCAGCAGAGGACACGCCCTAACATGG GGGTTATGAGGAGTAAAGGTCCAGTAGTTCAGTTTACCAGCGATGGACATGTTGGAGCCTCTCCCGCCAAAACGCAGCAGCAAGGCTCACCCAGCCAGCCGTCACAGACACCACAACTACAGCGTCCTCCGCCCCCACAGATGCAAATTCAGCAAACCCAACAGATTCAACTGATTCAACAAATCCAACAGCCCCAACAGATTCAACAAATCCAACAGCCCCAACAGAACCAACTGAACCAGCAGATCCAGCAAATCCAACAGATCCAGCAGATCCAGCAAATCCAGCAGACGGTTCCGCCTCCACAGCCTCCACGTTTTGA TGCAAGAATGTTGAGTGTCGAAAGTATTGCTTCACCTGCTTTCACACAGTCGTATCCGGGACTGCCCGCTCTGGCTGCCGCAACCCCTCCTGTGACCCACACCATGGCCACCGTCCCACATCAGCCCTCATACCGAGCCCCCACGGACCGCATCTTCTACCTCGCACACACCTGTCAGCCAGCGTGTCTGAATCGTGTCCGACCTGCAAGGTCAGACATGCACCAAGGAAAGAATCCCCTCCTCACACCTCTACTGTACGATTTCAGACGCATGACAGGACGACGAAAAGTCAACCGCAAG ATGTCCTTCCACGTGATCTACAAGGCTCCGTGTGGGCTTTGCCTGCGCAACATGGCAGAGATCCAGCACTACCTCTTCCAGACACGCTGTGACTTTATATACTTGGAGATGTTCTGTCTCGACCCCTACGTGCTCGTGGACCGGCCATTTCAGCCGCTGAGGCCGTTCTATTACATTCCCGACATCACAAATGGAAGAGAGGACATCCCACTCTCCTGCGTCAACGAGATTGATTCCACCCCGCCTCCTAAAGTAGCTTACA GTAAAGAGCGTATCCCTGAGGATGGAGTATACATCAACACCAGTTCAGACTTCCTGGTTGGATGCGATTGCACCGACGGCTGTCGCGACAA GTCCAAATGCTCTTGCCACCAGCTGACCTTTCAGGCCACCGGTTGTACACCAGGGTTACAGATCAACACAAATGCTGGTTTTACACACAAACGATTAGAGGAGTGCCTCCCAACAGG GATGTACGAGTGTAACAAGCGGTGCAAATGCTGCAGTCAGCTGTGCACCAACCGGTTGGTGCAACATGGCCTGCAGGTGCGCCTCCAGCTCTTCAAGACCCAGAACAAAGGCTGGGGCATCCGCTGTCTGGACGACGTGGCCAAGGGCTCTTTTGTCTGCATCTATGCTG gtAAAATCTTGACCGATGACTTTGCCGACAGGGAAGGTCTAGAGATGGGCGACGAGTATTTTGCCAATCTGGACCACATAGAGAGTGTGGAGAACTTCAAAGAGGGCTATGAGAGCGAGGCTCACTGCTCAGACAGCGAGGGGAGCGGCGTGGACGTGTCCAGAATAAAAATCCAGCCATCTGCTTTAGTCTCAGCTCACCCTGGTGGGAGACCGACCAAAAAGTCTGAGTCCAAGTCCAAAG cccaaaacGCAAGCTCGTCAGGGGAAAGCAACAAAGACGATGACAAGGATTCAAAGAGCGAAGAGCAAAGTGACGGCTCCGATGACACGTTTGTGAAGGAGAACTATTTCAGCTCCAGCTCCGTGTGGAGGAGTTACACCACGCGGGGTCAGGTCAAGGGCAACAAGGACG GGAGTCAAGACAGTAAAGATCGATTGAGCGCGTCGGCCAGAGGAACTCATGACGACAAGCCGCCGTCCATGCCAGAGGAGACGGGCAAAAGCAAAGTGGCTTCCTGGCTCACGAGCCAGGGCCTGAAGAAG GACTCTGGAGACGGCAAGAG TCAAGTGAAGTCCGAACCGGCCAAGAAGCAGGACGTGATGACTCTCTCGGACAGTGATGAGGTTCAGACCATCAGCTCTGGATCTGAcgacaaggagagagaaaaggttacgctgg GTGTGACGAAGAAGCAGGTAGCAGTGAAATCGACGCGTGGCATCGCTCTCAAGAGCGGCCACGGGATGATGGTGAAAACGGGTCCGCCGGGAGGTCAgacggggaaaagaggacagcAGGGTCAGAccggaggaggtggagacagcACTCACAAAAACACCCGCCTGTTCTTTGACGGTGAAGAGTCCTGCTACATCATCGACGCCAAGCTGGAAGGAAACCTGGGCCGTTACCTCAAT CACAGCTGTAGTCCCAACCTTTTCGTCCAGAATGTGTTTGTGGACACACACGACTTGAGGTTTCCCTGGGTGGCGTTCTTTGCCAGCAA GCGGATCCGGGCCGGCACAGAGCTGACCTGGGACTACAACTACGAGGTGGGCAGCGTGGAGGGGAAGgtgctgctctgctgctgcgGCTCCACCGAGTGCAGAGGAAGACTGCTGTGA